One window of Quercus robur chromosome 5, dhQueRobu3.1, whole genome shotgun sequence genomic DNA carries:
- the LOC126724902 gene encoding uncharacterized protein LOC126724902: MKLKKGLEFFSLKLRRIISEREIQTMVVYSLAIQIILIVMGYKRKVSNSNKLVLLLWVAYQLAGWFATVSLSIISNHFAPDTKDPKFSIAAFWAPFFLLHLAGPDTITAYSLEDNALWRRQALTLVGQVGVTIFIIFRAWANELLNFLAVVMLIPGLIKIGERIWVLRSGSSENFKATTLRSPDPGPNYARFMEEYQSKKDEGLYVTSDTLIEARFVSDIFLPMQKNCKIPDAAILQRAYIMFQTFKQLFSDLILSIQDIKNSQSYFQKVSFEEAFKVIEVELGFMYDVFYTKAFLVYSLKPGCFLRLTSFCSTLVVLLVFSTVGDNKHLYTLGDRVITYVLLCGAISLEIYSVLIMFTSDWSMHWLSKHENAMVDLLYRAISVISSIPFLARKKRWRNKMGQYNLIKYCMECKPARCGLIQRFLFYHEMLEKNRYQELKEVSQDLKKLIFQHLLEKSRSAKDLKPCTELCACRGDRVLKKSKCSDCIRKEESKKHHEKVLKYSKCSNCIRKEESKIFHETVEEESDHVDKDAKCLNERDRKYRNILQESVEVEFDQSILQWHIATSLCYNVDQNTHQNTSCQNHREASKLLSDYMLYLQVMRPIMLPNGIEQIRVQDTLAEAKIFFEERKSVSDEIQASKKLLVVNTDIPPSVVKGDRSKSVLFDGCRLAKSLQCLEIDKKWELVSDVWIEMMCYAATKCRWNHHAQQLCRGGEFFTHLWLLMVHLGITEQFQISKGHARAMLVIQ; this comes from the coding sequence GTTTCCAACAGCAACAAACTTGTCCTCCTTCTGTGGGTTGCCTACCAATTAGCAGGATGGTTCGCAACTGTATCGCTGAGTATAATCTCCAACCATTTCGCACCTGACACCAAAGACCCGAAGTTTTCCATAGCAGCATTCTGGGCTCCATTTTTTCTCTTGCACCTTGCTGGTCCAGACACCATTACAGCGTACTCCTTGGAAGACAATGCATTGTGGCGGAGGCAGGCTCTGACTCTAGTTGGCCAAGTAGGAGTGACTATCTTTATCATCTTTAGAGCCTGGGCAAATGAGCTGCTGAATTTTCTGGCAGTTGTGATGTTGATTCCTGGGTTAATCAAGATTGGGGAGAGAATCTGGGTTCTGAGGTCTGGAAGCAGTGAAAACTTTAAAGCAACCACACTTCGTAGTCCTGATCCAGGTCCCAATTATGCTAGATTCATGGAAGAATACCAATCAAAGAAAGACGAGGGGTTATACGTCACATCAGATACGTTGATTGAAGCTCGTTTTGTATCAGATATTTTCCTTcctatgcaaaaaaattgtaaaatcccAGATGCAGCCATTCTTCAACGGGCCTATATAATGTTCCAGACTTTCAAGCAGCTATTTTCAGATCTCATACTGAGCATCCAAGATATAAAGAATAGCCAATCCTACTTTCAGAAAGTTTCGTTTGAAGAAGCTTTTAAAGTGATTGAGGTTGAGCTAGGATTCATGTACGATGTGTTTTATACAAAGGCTTTCTTGGTTTATTCTCTAAAGCCTGGTTGTTTTCTACGTCTTACTAGTTTCTGTTCTACCTTGGTTGTACTTTTGGTTTTCTCGACTGTAGGTGACAACAAGCACCTTTACACACTAGGCGACAGAGTCATCACTTATGTATTGCTGTGTGGAGCCATCTCGCTAGAAATATATTCAGTGTTGATAATGTTTACCTCGGACTGGTCAATGCATTGGCTTAGTAAGCATGAGAATGCAATGGTGGATCTCTTGTATAGAGCAATTTCAGTGATTTCATCAATTCCATTTTTGGCTCGGAAAAAGAGGTGGCGAAATAAAATGGGACaatacaatctaataaaatattGCATGGAATGCAAGCCAGCCAGGTGTGGTCTTATCCAGAGGTTCTTATTCTACCATGAAATGTTAGAGAAGAATCGGTACCAAGAGCTTAAGGAGGTTTCTCAGGAtttgaagaaattgatatttcagCATCTTCTAGAGAAATCAAGGAGTGCCAAAGATCTCAAGCCTTGCACGGAATTATGTGCTTGTAGGGGGGACCGGGTTCTTAAAAAGTCGAAATGCTCTGATTGcatcagaaaagaagaaagtaaaaaaCACCATGAGAAGGTTCTAAAATATTCGAAATGCTCTAATTGcatcagaaaagaagaaagtaaaATATTCCATGAGACAGTGGAGGAAGAATCTGATCATGTTGATAAAGATGCAAAATGTTTGAATGAAAGAGACAGAAAATATCGTAATATACTCCAAGAGAGCGTCGAGGTAGAATTTGACCAAAGCATTCTTCAGTGGCATATTGCAACAAGCCTATGTTATAATGTTGATCAAAACACACACCAAAACACTAGTTGTCAAAATCATCGTGAGGCCAGCAAGTTGTTATCAGACTATATGTTATATCTTCAAGTCATGCGTCCTATCATGCTGCCCAATGGGATTGAACAGATCAGGGTCCAAGATACATTGGCCGaggctaaaatattttttgaagaaagaaaGTCTGTATCTGATGAAATCCAAGCATCGAAAAAGTTACTTGTAGTGAATACTGATATTCCTCCATCTGTTGTGAAAGGAGACAGAAGCAAGTCAGTGCTATTTGATGGATGTCGACTTGCTAAATCTTTGCAATGCCTGGAGATTGATAAGAAGTGGGAATTGGTAAGTGATGTATGGATTGAAATGATGTGTTATGCTGCGACTAAGTGTCGATGGAACCATCATGCTCAGCAGCTCTGTCGAGGGGGAGAGTTTTTCACTCATTTGTGGCTTCTTATGGTACATCTTGGTATAACTGAGcagtttcaaatttcaaaaggcCATGCAAGGGCTATGCTGGTTATACAGTGA